The Bryobacteraceae bacterium genomic sequence GCGCTTGATGCCGCGCAGCGGACCGTTGTCGTCGAAGAAGTCCGGGTTGTGCCCGCCCTCTTTGTGCGGGCCGTTGTCGGAAGTAAAGATGACGAGGGTATTTTCGTCCTTCCCGTTGGCGGCGAGGGCGTCCATGATGCGGCCGATGTCGCGATCCATGCGGGTGACCATGGCGGCGAAATTCTTGTCCGGGGCGGGCCAGTCTTTCGATTCGTAGGGGGCCGCCGAGGGCACTTCCATGCCATTCCCGGTGTCGCGCCCCATTTCGTTGTTGGCGTGCGGGATGGTGAGAGAGAGTTTCAGGAAAAACGGACGGTCGTCCTTCTTCTGGACGAAGCCGACGGCGCGCTCTGCGAACAGGTCGTGGGCGTAGTCCTCGCGATGGGTCCCCATGTTGCCGCGGGCGAGATAGGAGTGCTCCTGTTCGAGGAGGTGTTCGGGGTAGTAGTTGTGGGCGTGAAGCTGGCTGAAGAATCCGAACCATTCGTCGAAGCCCTTGCGGGTGGGGTAACCGGTAGACCCGAGCTGACCGAGGGACCACTTGCCGAACAGGCCGGTGCGGTAGCCCTGCTGCTTGAGGATCTCGGTGACGGTGAGGTCCTGGGGGCGCAGCGGGAGATCGGGCGACATGTTGCCGCGTGTGCGTCCGTGGCCGGTGTGATAGCCGGTCATGAGGCAGCAGCGGGAGGGGGCGCAGACGGTGGAGCCGGCATAGGCCTGGGTGAAGCGCAAGCCTTCGGCGGCGAGCTTGTCGAGGTGGGGAGTCTGGATCTGTTTTTGGCCGTAGGAGCCGAGATTGCCGTAGCCGAGATCGTCGGCGAGGATAAAGACGATGTTTGGTTTCGAGGAGGGCTGCTGGGCGTAGGCGGCGGGAGAAGGGAGGAGGCCGCCGGCGAGGGCGGAGCCGAGGAGATGGCGGCGGGAGAGGGTGGAGGAGGAGTTTTTCATTGTGGATGCACCGGCTTGGGTGAAGCCTTCCTGAGTTTATCCCGAATCGAATCGCGCTCATCGGAAAACCAGACTGACCGATATGGATTCAGGAGGCGCAAGAACCAGTGTTGTACACAGGAACAGCGCAAGGGTCGCGCCGCCGGCCAGTCGAGAATGCAAAAGCACATGGGCCGCAAGTGCTGGAGAAGCTCACGCCATTTCCGGAGGTCGCGCGCAAGCTGCTTGCGTTGCTGGACGAGCCGACGGTGACGATTCCGGAGGTCGCGAACCTGGTCCGGTCCGACGCGGCGTTCGCGGCGGAGGTGCTTCGTTTGTCGAACTCGGCGGTGATGGGGCTGCGGTTCGAGGTAGTGAGCATCCTGCACGGGGTGACGGTGCTTGGAATGGATCGTTTGCGCGCGTTGGTGCTTACGGTGGCCATGCGCGACTTCGTGACGGCGGCGCGGCATACGGATTTGCTGCGGAGGAGTTGGCGTCACAACCTCGCGACGGCGCTCATCGCCGAGTGGATCGCGGGAGGATGTTGGATCGAACGCTCGGACGCATACGCGGCTGGGTTGCTGCACGATCTGGGGCGGCTGGCCCTGGTCTCGCTCGATCCGAACGTC encodes the following:
- a CDS encoding HDOD domain-containing protein gives rise to the protein MLEKLTPFPEVARKLLALLDEPTVTIPEVANLVRSDAAFAAEVLRLSNSAVMGLRFEVVSILHGVTVLGMDRLRALVLTVAMRDFVTAARHTDLLRRSWRHNLATALIAEWIAGGCWIERSDAYAAGLLHDLGRLALVSLDPNVYGRLIERMKPGADIAASERAAYGFDHVEASRWLVDHWGIPAKLRPAICGSGEEMFGLGSLAAAACHAAGMMAFAFESAPEPEQPVDAGAIGAYFNEFLPEEAWAKLEPELHQIIEAVPFKINVFETEFLT
- a CDS encoding arylsulfatase; translated protein: MKNSSSTLSRRHLLGSALAGGLLPSPAAYAQQPSSKPNIVFILADDLGYGNLGSYGQKQIQTPHLDKLAAEGLRFTQAYAGSTVCAPSRCCLMTGYHTGHGRTRGNMSPDLPLRPQDLTVTEILKQQGYRTGLFGKWSLGQLGSTGYPTRKGFDEWFGFFSQLHAHNYYPEHLLEQEHSYLARGNMGTHREDYAHDLFAERAVGFVQKKDDRPFFLKLSLTIPHANNEMGRDTGNGMEVPSAAPYESKDWPAPDKNFAAMVTRMDRDIGRIMDALAANGKDENTLVIFTSDNGPHKEGGHNPDFFDDNGPLRGIKRDLYEGGIRVPFIARWKGTIKPGATSDHQLAFWDFLPTAAQLSGGATPEGIDGISFVDAMLGRQQKKHEYLYWEFHERGFHQAVRKGDWKAVRLGPRKPVELYNLAADLGETKNVAAANPAVTTEMEALLKSARTESKEWPVKG